A region from the Drosophila takahashii strain IR98-3 E-12201 chromosome 2L, DtakHiC1v2, whole genome shotgun sequence genome encodes:
- the LOC108064242 gene encoding uncharacterized protein has translation MKFLPTVSLMFIVMGFAQGQMDIRCALEPLPVGLCVNRIVGYTYSVTRTRCIVYESRGCEVRGNFFASRNECEAKCRPATSFRDNPFTFYLQRSLTEARNILGRLFNL, from the exons AAGTTCCTTCCAACTGTGTCCTTAATGTTTATCGTAATGGGTTTTGCCCAAGGACAAATGGATA TACGCTGTGCCTTAGAACCTTTGCCTGTGGGCTTATGTGTCAATCGGATTGTAGGGTATACATATTCGGTTACAAGAACACGGTGCATAGTCTACGAGAGCAGGGGATGTGAGGTGAGGGGAAACTTCTTTGCCAGCAGGAATGAATGTGAGGCCAAATGCAGGCCGGCGACCTCCTTTAGAGATAATCCTTTCACCTTCTATCTCCAAAGATCTTTGACCGAGGCCCGCAATATTTTAGGAAGATTGTTTAATTTGTAG